Within Trichoderma atroviride chromosome 2, complete sequence, the genomic segment CACCGGGAATGGCGAGCCCCGTCTCCAGAGGTGCTGCCACCAGCATCCCGCCGCCCAACGATGGCCCCAACGCCGCCTCTCCCACAAACAGCCTCAGCGGCGGCTCTCTCAACGGccacggcgatggcggcgctgaaaaggacagcagcagcagcatggacATTCTCCCCCACGACACGCCGACATCGTCGTTTGATGTCCTCCCGAGCCCTTCGGCCACTCCTACTCCTGCGCCCAGCAATCCCGGCATCCTGCCGCCCGCATCGACAGCGACGGCCGtcagcttcaacaacacGGCCGCCTTTGGCCAGAACCTGACCAACCGTGTCTTTTATAGCGAGAGCAGGGCAAGGACTTTTTCTTGGACGTACGACTCCTCACTCACGAATCTGGTCAACATCTCCTGGTACGGCACAAACATCACCGGCAAGCCGTTCAACGTGTCTCAGGCGACTGTCATTGCCTCTGCTGAATTCGACGGGTCTGCGTCTCCCGAGTTTATGAAGCGTATGTTGTGCATTCTCTCTCATTTTTTGTATAAATCAAGTCTACTCTTTTTTGACGTACAGAAAGAttaaggaagaagagaagaatatAACCCCCCCCTGGCTAACAAATGAATTAAAAAACCTTTCCAGTCAGCGACTCCAACGCAGTCCTCAACCTCACAGCCCCAAAAGTAATCCCCTGGtacgaaaaagaaatggtTGTCAAAATCTCATGGACAGGCCAAGACGAAGAACAAGGCTTCTCCCAATCCGGCGTCTTCACCGTCGCCCGCCAAGACGACCGCTCCTTCAGCGCCGACGACTTCACCCGCAACGTCACAAAGGCCGAGCAGGACAGGCAGGGCTTCGAATCAATCACCTCCCCGGGCAGCCAGAGCACTCCAGGGTCCTccggtagcagcagcaaatcttctggcggcggcggtctCAGCAccggcgccatcgtcggcATCGCCGTGGCCTGCTCCGTCGTCGGCATCGCCCTCCTCGCGGGCCTGGTCTGGTTCCTCCTGCGCCGTAGAAGACGCCGCTCCGTGGGCGAAGGCTACAAGGCCACGCGCCAGACCACAAACTCCTTCACCGCCAAGGAGGCCCGCCCGTCCGTCGCCGAGTCGCCCATCATCGTGTCGCCCTTTTccgacgacggcgaggccCGCGGCTTTTCAAACTCGAATATTGCCATTGCACTGCCGCAGCGCGGCTCGACGCCGAGAGCGGTCCCGGCAATCAATGACGAGGGCAGTGGTAGGGCGGATCGTCCGGATTCTGCTGCGTCGGGCAACAGGTCGCGCGGCGGCATCGCTCATCTTGTCGAGGAGGGCATGACGGAGGCAGATATCCTGCgtctggaagaggaagagcgaCATCTAGATGCCGAGATTGAGCGCGCTGCCCGGAGAGGCTCTTCTTAGACGCCCCCTGATCTCGCGAATGAGAAAAGTGATTTGGTGAATCTGGGGAGGCTGCtgtgactttttttctctctccttctcccatTTTCTGCTATAATGGTCCCATGCTACCGCTATCCATCCGTGGAGTTTGTAATCTTTGTTCGTTTCCAATGACGATTTGAGCGCAATGGACGTCACcacttattatatatacgAGTCCATTTCCTTGGtggcattttttttttactgtCAAAATTTCCCAAGACTCTGTCAAAGATGACCGTGGAAATGACTGCGACGTTTTGAAAGATAATTACCATGGTTCCTCTCACGGGCATCTCCTTTCCACGTTGTTGTACCTTTTTTTGCCCCTTCTCTTTAATCTCGATTTGTATATAGACATATACCCTCTGCGCATATCTAGCAGGTTCTTTTGATACCACGAGGGCGCCACTCGCtgtaaaaaaaactttaatagagaaacaaggaaaataaaTGCCAACCTCAATTCTTCATTGCTTCGTATTTCCGTATCTTGCACGTGAAAAATGTAGacggaagagaaaaggggtgAATTCGATCGATACAACTCCTTCCAGCCATGCTCCAAGGACCCAAAACGTACACTTGCTAAATAGTCCACCCCTGCCTTATCCTCATGGTGAATGTCGTCGTGGCCTCTCGACTCAAAATCCGGGCATCCTCAGACCAGCACCGTGCCACTATATCAGGGTGGCCTGGAAAAAAACAGCACACACAATTTTGTAAACTCTCTCCAATCAAAACAAGAATACCGCTCCACACACATGAATCTTTCCTTTTGATTTTACGACCTGAACATGCGGCCGACAAAGTTGCTAGCAAGGCTTGTTGCCAAGTTGGTCGATCCAAAGGCGCCCCCGGCAAAATTGCCCGCTTGACTAAACTTGTCACATCGAGAAAAGGCCAGAGTGTTGATAATGGTCAGAGCCAACGCGATAGCTATATGTCACATGTAAGTATACtgggaaagagaaaaaggtaAAAATAATAGCAGCTCTACTCACCAACAAGAGGCAGCCACAAAAACTGCAGCCGTATAATCGCCAGAATCGCCATCAATATCCACCACAGCGGCTGAATATACAGCGCCAGCCAGAAGAACCGGCTATCCGTCGAGTTGATCTCCCTCGTCCCCGGCTCCAGGCTCTCAAACACCCACTGGGAATCGCCCGTCGACGGATCGACTTCGTTCCACCACCGCAGCCCGACGAGTCGACGGCCGGCAATGTTCTTGAGGTAGTAAAAGTCGCAGGCTAGGAGGAGAATCGTAATAATGAAAATCATGATCCTGTTTTGGGAGAAGAACGTTAGTAAAGAGGGTTTAAGCCAACATCGTGGGtggaagggaagagaaggagaacaAAGGGCGGCTACGCACATGCTCTGGATGATCCATAGCCCCAAGAAATATATGAGCACGCTCGCTACAATTCCGCCTATTAGTTTTACATGCGACACAATTCGACAAGGCGCTACCAACATATCCTAAAGCCCAGAAACGTGAGCAACGTAATGGGATGAGAACTGAGCCGCCAGCTCAGGGCTCCCGGCTGGGGTTGCGCGGCCGCCTCCATGGTCTAAATTGCCGGCGTCTGGTGCggtttgatgatggatgcGGACGACGGAGCGGATCAATTCGTGTCAAGGCGTTGTTATGAGGTTGTTTCAGGACTTGTTCGTCATCAAAAGAGCATGAGGTATGCAGCATGCAGCATGGGAGCTTCGCGATCAAGCTACCGTAGCTGGTCGAGTGTCACGGATGGAGGTACGATGTTCCGGCCAAGGTGGGGTCGTTGTATGTACTTCGGCTACTCTACTCGGCTGCACGTATACAAGCAGGCATTATGCCATCACTACAGTACGGCTATTCTCATGTTTGTATAATTTGTGATTCGATTTCAGTCTGCTATCGCATCTCAACCTGATCGGCTTCATGCCATAATATCTGGAACCCCCCAATCTCAAATCTCTGAATATACTTTTCCATCCATCGTAGTATACTATCAGCCACCATCTCTATACGCCTAGCCATCGCTGCAATTCACCATGGCAGCGCGAGCGTCTTCCATACTGCGCCGCTCCTTATTATATGGTTGTCCCAAATTATCCTCGTTCAAGGATCCCTGCTAAGATCATTTGTATAGTACCTGCGTCTTCCCAAAAGATGCTCACCAAGTCCCTGGGCTTAACAACGGACAATGTCACGTATGATTTGGAAGATTCTGTAACCCCCTCTCAAAAGGGCAATGCTCGGAATCAGTTGAAACAACACTTATCTGGCCTCAAACTGCGCCCTTCCACCATTTCGGAGCTTGCCGTTCGAATAAATGCAGTTTCCACCCCATTTGCTCTCGACGACCTCAGTACGCTGGCATCGGCGGATCgcgttgatgctgttgttgtgCCCAAAGTCAACTCAGCTGCCGACTTGATGTTTGTCACCGACGTATTGCGGCATGTCGCACCAGCGCGGCATGAAGATGGCGCAACAGATCCTATCAAGATCATAGCGCTTATCGAGTCTGCACGAGCAGTCATGGACCTCTCATCCATTTGCAGAGCCTCCCCCTTTCTCAGCGGCTTGATATTCGCTGCTGAGGATTTCGCACTTGATCTTTCTATAACAAGAACACCTTCATTGACAGAATTTCTCTATGCAAGATCGGCCATTGTCACAGCAGCTCGATCGTATGAACTGCCAAGTGCCATCGATTTGGTATGTACCTCTTATCGAGGTGATGACGGCCTGCAGACACTGGAAGAGGAGTGTAGAGGTGGAAAAGCCATGGGATTTAATGGGAAACAATGTATACACCCCGGACAGCTAGAAACTGTCCAACGACTGTTTGCCCCTGACATCAAGGATGTAGAGTGGGCTGTTCGCATCACTATTGCCGacgaaaaggcagcagccgctGGGCGTGGTGCGTGGACGCTGGATGGGAAAATGATTGATGCTCCAGTGGTTGGCAAGGCCCACGCAATAGCTGCCAAAGCAGAACAATGTGGGGTTGATATTCAAGACCTGAGAGCCAAGTGGAAAGATCAAGAGCCAGAGTAGCGACATCCAATATCAGCAGCCATTCTTAGAAAGCCTGATTTCGTCAATATGAGTGCCAAAATGCATACCAGGAGagtcatctccagcatcaaaagGTTGTTGGGGTAGTCCCCAAGTCGATCAAGAAAGATTCGAATTCCTTCGTTGTTAGGACATGCAGAGAGCGAAATCCCAAGTCGTAGGTAGCTTGCAAATATGTAACAACTAGGCCGTCGAATGATTGAATAAGGTCCTCAGAAACATTCAACGCCACATCATATAATTTGGCTGCCAGACAAATGCAGATTCTGACTCATTTGGGTCTTCTTCGGGATATGAAAGCCTTGAATAGTGCCTAGGAAATCGATCCACAAAGTCGTGGGGCCGGTCTTGTTGAGGGGAACGAACACGGTATCCAATCTCACGCAGAGGCTTGCTTGGCTGTACTGTAGTATCTAAAGTATTTGCTTCAGCTGGAAGCAGCGCCTTGTCAATATAGCGCGCAGATGGCTCATCAGCACCGAGTATTTCCCGCTCCATTCTTCCAATGTACGCTTGTAGCGTTTCACCAGGTATGTCGTCAACGATTTGTGATATCCTCTGCGAAAGGGCATTGGCTGCTGTGATACTGTAGGCATCACTATGTTGCAAATCAATGACTCTAGAGGCATCTAAGCGGTCAAAAGGTGATGAGCCACTGGAAAATGGTGGAAGTAGGGCGTTTGACAGATAAGGGCCGCTGGTACTGTTAAAGTACGATATCGGAGGTGTTTTGTCGCGAGGAGTAGTAGTGTCTTCGATTCTCGTCCCTCTGAAATCGAAAGCTTCGGCAACTCCGTTGGGTACTTCAGGAGGTGATATTTCAAAGACAGCATTGGGCGAGGATTCTGGTCTTCTCGGTCGGAATTGGTGGTCGGCAGTAGTCGTACTATATGGCATATTCCCTCTAGTCCGTTGGTGTAGCCAAGGGCTCACCATGACACCCTTATCCTCGTACTTATGGGGATCAACAGCATCCTGACCATTGGGCGTGAGATCTTCCCGACTTCTGACAGCAGTAAGATCTTGTTCTATGGCACGTCTCCCCCTGAGTTTTCTGTGTAAGACTGCGGGTCGAATTGACAGCCGTCGGATGGCTGCGAATTGATAGGCTTTGTGGTGTATTGCTTCGTGGTGTACGGCTGCCACGCTGTAGTGGTCGCTCGTTATTGTTTCCGTCGTCACTGGAGTCGATTGTGCCAGTAGGGTGGCTGGCAGATTCCGGGGGTGGATAATCTGCTACCAGTCGTTTCAACGCGCCAGTGAAACTCTTAGTTTCGTCTGGACgagggtttctttttttccgttGTTTTGATTCTGGTATCGGATCGTCCTTGTCGCGTTTCTCGACATTTTTGTGGTTGAGGGGTATATCGTTGAACGCCAAATCGGCCACTATTGAAATGTTAGAAGTAGAGTCTGCCTGAAATTCATAGCATATACGCACACGAGGCTGAAGTGCGCCCATTGACGAATAAGCCTGGGGTGAACTTTTGTTCTAGCTTTTGGATGTTAGATTTCTCTTGGTAGCCAATATCAAGAGATAGAATGGAAAAAGTACCGTAAGCTTCTCGCCTGGATTTGCAATCGCCTTCGAGCGGAAATTGTCCATAACCTCTCGGCTAGATTGTAGTCTCCCCCTTTTTGACACGCGAGTCaaagatttctttctttttctcttctccggtCGTTCATCCTTTGACTTTGTGGACTCGTAGCGATCTCGTCGAGTCTTCCGTCGAGGTTGCTTCTCGAAAACATAGCTCTTCGTTAACGGAGCCTCTGATGTCGTTGATGCTGGTCGTATGTTATGGTAATGTCGCTCTCCATCGTGCAAGCTCTGGCCATGATCGCGGTCTGGGGCCGACTCTCGACCCTCATGATGGCATTGCGACTGTGAAGGGCTGTTCTGGATAAGAATATCTGATGACTGGTATTGTCCAGATTTCGGCTGAATACGAACAGTCGTCAGTCCATTAGGATGCCATGAGAGATTATTGGCATCAAGGGGACTTTTTGGCTGTGGAATATCTTGAGGAGGATCGTTCTGCATGTGATTTAACCAGGAAGGGATAAAGTCGGCCCGCGAGGAGAGACAGCCGTCATTTGCAACAGGtagaggagctggagcacgCCTCTGGTCTCTGTGGTAGGTCGTGATCCTGTCTGTAGAACCACGATGCTTATGACGCGTCATGCTGATGCCAGGTGGCAGCCGGCTGGAAACGATTTGATAGCTGGAAAGAATCAAAGCAAGCCACGAGCACGGTGACGGAAACGATTTGGCACGGAGAATCAACTGGCTTGCCATCAAATCTATGGAAGCATTTACGAGTCTGGCTATGGCTGGAAAATATATGTGCCTCCTCTCCTATACACGGCAAGAGCTGTGCTTGCCAAAACCAGCCAGTGGAAGCTGATACTCACGCAGGAGGCAGGAAGCAGCTATTCACAGCTGCACATAtcagccaagcagctgccACCACTCCAACCAgcaaatcttttttttctcatcatTTGGCAGCAAGCCCAGTTGCCGTGGCCACAATTGGGCTCGACGCCGCGAGGCATATTCTGCCGTCGCTGAGGACTGGCTGGGAGGTGCATGTAGGTATTCATCGACTGCTTGCAGTGCTTGCAATAGCTCCAGTACTGTACTCTACAGTAGGATTGCAGTGGCGCTGCCTAAAGCAGCAAGGTTGTGCCATGCATCGATTTGCTGTCCCATAGGCTCTGGGCATATAAAAGAGGATCCTCTAAATTAATTAACGTGCGTGCGACTTGCCCCAAAGCAGCCGAGTGGAGGGTACCCTCCCCCGCTCTGGACAGCTACCAGGCCCATGATTGGCAGCGACTAGCCAAgaagccaagatgctgtATAGCAGACGGGACGGCCTTGCCAGATATCATCACCCGTGGAGATTGCAGCAGGTATGGTGATGCTAGCGAAGCGCAGGAGCAGGgtagctgctggagatgggcTAGTATCTTATGCGAAGAATACCAGCCTCGGAAGCTGACGCCGGCTTTGCTGCTTACAGGCAGTGGTGGCTCGGATcaaacaacaaaagaagcaaggaCGACGTCCCATTCTCCTCCAAGTATACACAAACAACCTTATGCTGCCGTGCTAGTACCAGGTAGGCGGATCGTTGACACAACCGTTGTGAGGTGTGGTAGGACTGAGTACCACACTAGGGCTGGAGGGCAGCGGTTAATTGCTGGACAACAGGCAATGACTATGCCAGGATAGGTAGTGCCGGTATAGATGGAGTTATGGTTGCGAATGAGTCCAAATCTGTGGGAACATTGAATGCTCCCTGGGCGATCCTCAGCTAGCAGCTCTCTTCCGCGCACTGAGATCTCAAGGCCTGATCAGTGATTACCAACCGAAACACGAAACCATACAGTATGACCCGCCTTGGAGGCTAGATGCGTTGATGGGGTCGAATCCGACTTTCGGGTCGGTGGACTTTTGGGAGTGGAGCCGAGGAAAAGCGCGCGCAAGATCCTGGATTGCCAAAGCTCGGATACCGTTCTGTGTTGTCCTTGTACCTAATCGTATAATTTATGACCACTACACTATACCAGGTAGTAGTACCAGCATCGGGGTCGTTACCCAGGTCTGGCGAACAGATCATTTGCTCAATGCAGGGGAATGCCAGTGAGCGGCTTACCAATGGCACAATGCCGTATACGAAGTACGACAAGCAATTGGGCAATAATGCGCGGCGCCCTATCAAGAGGCCAATGCCGGCCAGGCACCGGGAGTGGACTGGGAAGGCTGTGCTTTGCTCTAGCCAGCTGAAGAGCAAATCAAAGGGACTCTAGCACTCACAAGCCGGCAGGATTAGATCAGGGGTTCACAGACGACAGACTGGTTGACGTGGATCCCTCGCACCTAGCGGCTAGCTTACGGTCAGGCTGGCTTTGGGGGGCTGTTCCTGAACCTTTTCCCGACCAGGGGGGGCCCAGCACGGCTCAAAAACAAGTTATCGGCATCGCAGTGGAACTAGCAGGGTGCTTCACCTCTGGTGAGTTGGACTGCTGTTGGTTGTACCCGCATGGGAGAGAATACCTACAGTAGGTAGGGCATCTGTGATAGTGTCCTTGAACTGCAGTTGTTCTCGTAGTTTGTGGGAAGCCAAGAGGTAGCGACTGACCTAAGAgccaagaggaaaaaaaaagggttgCTCTGTATCATGCCCCTTTGATAAACACCCACCCAACAGACATTGGGCCTGTAACAAGAGACACAGTACTGGGTCATTTGTAGccatcttgtctttggcatAGGAGCGAGATCTCAGAATATACCACAAATACGGAGGAAATGAAAAGAGTAAGCCGCGGATGCAAGGTCAATCAGTCTTCATCTAGTTTTGTTTTGCTCCAGGGACGACACCCTTCCCTCAATCTGATATGCTCGTACAAGTACAACATCTTCACCACAGTAGCTCGACCCCGGCACCGCTTGTTCCCAATCCAAGCCCCGGTCAcgccatctcttcttcatagCGTGCTATGGATACTCGGTCGGTACAGCAAATAGGATTTACACGGAGAATTTTCAAAGTACGGCCAGCTCGGTCACTTGGGATCGCACTCGGAATTGCTGTATGTGATAGAATCAGCACAGGTCCTCCATTGTGCCCAAGACAAACGACGAGGGATGCCACACCACGGCTGTTCAGCAGCAGGTAGCACGGCCTGGGCCTGCATTGACCTCCCTGGTGGAAATGTAGTGGAAATGTAGCATGCGCTTTCCTCTCCTTGCGAGGTGCATTGCAGGTGTTCATCcatagcagcagcagtaatcACTGGCAAGGCCCTGGTACCATCACCAACCGATGAGCAGACGCATGAATCCAACATGCTGCGAAGCCCTTTTGATCCCAATTGCCCTTGACAGGCAGAACTCGTAGCACAACTCGTAGTTTGTCCAGGGCTCCTTCTGGCTATTATTGAGCCGGCTACGTCATTATTAGCCTGACTCTATTTTCCGCTACGAGGCGGTCACCTGCAGTTCTGCCGCGTACGTGGTGGCACGCAAAGTAGCTGCCAAGTAGCAGCAGTTGCAGGAGAAGGTGCGTCTGATAACGCCAGCTGCCAGCGTTTGGCGAGCGAGTCACAGGTACTTGTGCTTGGAGCTCGTACCGCAaggcacagcacagcacagaCTCGACGGCTCTCCCTCTCagttccctttttctttttctccccttcaCAAACCTCATCCCAGCTCCTTTTGCCGTTGCGACAGCGGCTTCACTCTCAAGGCTTCAGCGCGCTCCATCGTCCGCCCGCCTGCTCGAGGCCCGCCGTGATACCCGATAAGCATCCGCACCAGCAAGGCTCCCTCAGAACACACTATCCGACGCGCCGCGGCCATCTTGCCAGCATAGTCCAGCTTCCAGACTGGACCTGGGGCATTTTAATTAGCGCATAGCTTAGGACAGCGGCGTCGATCGCTGAAAGGGCGAGATCAGCAAGCCACAACCACGTTGTGTGGCCCTCTTGTTAGGCCTGGACAAGCCGTTTGAGCACGGCGAATCAGCAACAGTCTGCTAGGTAAGGCCGCGCAGTAGTCTGCATTTTTCCTGTCCCTCGCTGCAGTATCGCATGGTACGCCATTGGCGTGTCTGGCCTCCTTGTTCTATCTC encodes:
- a CDS encoding uncharacterized protein (EggNog:ENOG41~TransMembrane:1 (o270-294i)), whose amino-acid sequence is MASPVSRGAATSIPPPNDGPNAASPTNSLSGGSLNGHGDGGAEKDSSSSMDILPHDTPTSSFDVLPSPSATPTPAPSNPGILPPASTATAVSFNNTAAFGQNLTNRVFYSESRARTFSWTYDSSLTNLVNISWYGTNITGKPFNVSQATVIASAEFDGSASPEFMKLSDSNAVLNLTAPKVIPWYEKEMVVKISWTGQDEEQGFSQSGVFTVARQDDRSFSADDFTRNVTKAEQDRQGFESITSPGSQSTPGSSGSSSKSSGGGGLSTGAIVGIAVACSVVGIALLAGLVWFLLRRRRRRSVGEGYKATRQTTNSFTAKEARPSVAESPIIVSPFSDDGEARGFSNSNIAIALPQRGSTPRAVPAINDEGSGRADRPDSAASGNRSRGGIAHLVEEGMTEADILRLEEEERHLDAEIERAARRGSS
- a CDS encoding uncharacterized protein (EggNog:ENOG41~BUSCO:EOG092D47Y3~TransMembrane:4 (i21-40o46-65i110-131o137-155i)) translates to MEAAAQPQPGALSWRLSSHPITLLTFLGFRISSVLIYFLGLWIIQSMIMIFIITILLLACDFYYLKNIAGRRLVGLRWWNEVDPSTGDSQWVFESLEPGTREINSTDSRFFWLALYIQPLWWILMAILAIIRLQFLWLPLVAIALALTIINTLAFSRCDKFSQAGNFAGGAFGSTNLATSLASNFVGRMFRS
- a CDS encoding uncharacterized protein (EggNog:ENOG41), with translation MTRHKHRGSTDRITTYHRDQRRAPAPLPVANDGCLSSRADFIPSWLNHMQNDPPQDIPQPKSPLDANNLSWHPNGLTTVRIQPKSGQYQSSDILIQNSPSQSQCHHEGRESAPDRDHGQSLHDGERHYHNIRPASTTSEAPLTKSYVFEKQPRRKTRRDRYESTKSKDERPEKRKRKKSLTRVSKRGRLQSSREVMDNFRSKAIANPGEKLTLEQKFTPGLFVNGRTSASLADLAFNDIPLNHKNVEKRDKDDPIPESKQRKKRNPRPDETKSFTGALKRLVADYPPPESASHPTGTIDSSDDGNNNERPLQRGSQQDLTAVRSREDLTPNGQDAVDPHKYEDKGVMVSPWLHQRTRGNMPYSTTTADHQFRPRRPESSPNAVFEISPPEVPNGVAEAFDFRGTRIEDTTTPRDKTPPISYFNSTSGPYLSNALLPPFSSGSSPFDRLDASRVIDLQHSDAYSITAANALSQRISQIVDDIPGETLQAYIGRMEREILGADEPSARYIDKALLPAEANTLDTTVQPSKPLREIGYRVRSPQQDRPHDFVDRFPRHYSRLSYPEEDPNESESAFVWQPNYMMWR